GTCGGGTTGGCACCGCGGGCATTGGCCGCCGACAATCCGTTCGAGCGTGGACCCGCTCCGTCGAACGCGAGCGTCGAGGCGCGGCGCGGGCCGTTCGCCACGTCGCAGACGACGGTGTCGCGGCTCGCGGTCAGCGGCTTCGGCGGCGGCACGATCTACTACCCGACCAGCACGTCGGAGGGCACCTTCGGCGCGGTGGCGGTCGCACCGGGCTTCACCGCCACCCAGTCCAGCATGGCCTGGCTGGGCCCGCGGCTCGCGTCGCAGGGCTTCGTCATCTTCACGATCGACACCATCACCACGTCCGACCAGCCGTCGAGCCGGGCCCGTCAGCTGCTCGCGGCGCTGGACTACCTCACCCAGTCCAGCTCGGTACGCTCCCGCATCGACGCCAGCCGCCTCGGCGTCATGGGCCACTCGATGGGCGGCGGCGGCACGCTCGAAGCGGCGATCGACCGGCCCGCGCTGCAGGCCGCGATACCGCTGACGCCGTGGAACCTCGTCAAGTCCTTCTCCCGGATGCAGGTGCCGACGCTCATCATCGGCGCCGAGAGCGACTCGATCGCGTCCGTCCGGACGCATTCC
This genomic stretch from Phytohabitans houttuyneae harbors:
- the bdeA gene encoding bis(hydroxyethyl) terephthalate hydrolase translates to MRWRTTAWAAGALGLVLAGTVGLAPRALAADNPFERGPAPSNASVEARRGPFATSQTTVSRLAVSGFGGGTIYYPTSTSEGTFGAVAVAPGFTATQSSMAWLGPRLASQGFVIFTIDTITTSDQPSSRARQLLAALDYLTQSSSVRSRIDASRLGVMGHSMGGGGTLEAAIDRPALQAAIPLTPWNLVKSFSRMQVPTLIIGAESDSIASVRTHSEPFYESLPSGLDKAYLELNNASHFAPNSDNTTIAKFSISWLKRFVDNDTRYEQFLCPRPSVSTAISEYRDSCPHS